In Diceros bicornis minor isolate mBicDic1 chromosome 24, mDicBic1.mat.cur, whole genome shotgun sequence, the following are encoded in one genomic region:
- the MAX gene encoding protein max isoform X5 codes for MLFWSSKGKARADQVLCSWGIHFSSSLMEDASKRKFRALEKARSSAQLQTNYSTSENSLYTNAKGSTISAFDGGSDSSSESEPEEPQSRKKVRMEAS; via the exons ATGCTCTTCTGGAGCAGCAAG GGGAAAGCGAGAGCTGATCAAGTTCTTTGTTCCTGGGGAATtcacttctcttcctccctcatgGAAGATGCAAGTAAAAGGAAAT TCCGTGCACTGGAGAAGGCGAGGTCGAGTGCCCAACTGCAGACCAACTACTCCACCTCAGAGAACAGCCTCTACACCAACGCCAAGGGCAGCACCATCTCTGCCTTCGATGGGGGCTCGGACTCCAGCTCGGAGTCGGAGCCTGAAGAGCCCCAAAGCAGGAAGAAGGTCCGGATGGAGGCCAGCTAA